A region of Scleropages formosus chromosome 2, fSclFor1.1, whole genome shotgun sequence DNA encodes the following proteins:
- the hyal3 gene encoding hyaluronidase-3 yields the protein MNFHLILLHILSLLWTSTSPKQTFLKSHLKHPVAAAVPLLEARPFTVVWNMPTARCEEEYGIHLNLEAFDIIENYHEKFMGQNMTIFYYNRLGLYPYISKEGKRVNGGVPQRGNLEVHLGKARAQIKNLLSPAFHGLAVIDWEKWRPLWVRNFGVLKKYRLMSEGLVKKEHPELSRREVLLRARKEFETGARNFMSQTLKLGADVRPAGLWGFYGLPGCFNYNKRQLSHNYTGHCHPKTSERNDRLDWLWRSSLTLFPSIYLPLPLAGLQNAALMVRYRVLEALRVASKYSSSSKVMPVLPYARVAFVHTLRFLTKTDLEHTLGEAAALGAAGVVLWGELRFAKSKHQCEMLRDYVAQILGIYVKSLKSRVQQCSVGLCGGNGRCARRDPHSGHYMHQSKSCLSSTSQWPLSCNSTYENSQLRSAFRCECYQGWTGEWCQERMPSETDQVFNEV from the exons ATGAATTTCCATCTCATCCTACTTCATATTCTCAGTCTGCTGTGGACCAGCACCTCACCAAAGCAAACTTTTCTCAAGAGTCACCTGAAGCATCCTGTAGCTGCTGCTGTGCCCCTGCTGGAGGCCAGGCCGTTCACTGTGGTGTGGAACATGCCCACTGCTCGATGTGAAGAGGAGTATGGGATCCACCTAAACCTAGAGGCCTTTGACATTATCGAAAACTACCATGAGAAGTTCATGGGTCAGAATATGACCATTTTTTATTACAATAGGTTGGGGTTGTACCCTTACATCTCAAAAGAGGGAAAGAGGGTCAACGGTGGGGTCCCACAGCGGGGTAATCTGGAAGTACACCTTGGCAAAGCCCGGGCTCAGATCAAGAACCTACTTAGTCCAGCCTTCCATGGACTGGCTGTGATTGACTGGGAGAAATGGCGTCCCCTCTGGGTGCGTAACTTTGGTGTACTGAAGAAGTACCGGCTGATGTCTGAAGGACTTGTAAAGAAAGAACATCCAGAGCTGTCAAGGAGGGAGGTGCTCTTGCGTGCTCGTAAAGAGTTTGAGACGGGTGCCAGGAATTTCATGTCACAGACCCTCAAGCTGGGGGCTGATGTGAGACCTGCGGGACTCTGGGGCTTCTATGGCTTGCCAGGCTGCTTCAACTACAATAAGAGGCAGCTCAGCCACAACTATACTGGGCACTGCCATCCTAAGACATCGGAGAGGAATGACCGTCTTGACTGGCTTTGGCGCAGCTCTTTGACCCTGTTCCCCAGCATCTACCTTCCTCTGCCTTTGGCTGGCTTACAAAACGCAGCCCTCATGGTTCGCTACAGAGTCTTGGAAGCCTTGAGAGTGGCATCAAAGTACAGTTCCTCTTCCAAAGTCATGCCTGTGTTGCCCTATGCCAGGGTGGCATTTGTCCACACCCTCCGCTTCCTCACTAAG ACAGACCTGGAGCACACCCTGGGGGAAGCCGCCGCTCTCGGGGCAGCTGGAGTGGTCCTCTGGGGGGAGCTACGCTTTGCCAAGTCCAAG CACCAGTGTGAAATGCTGCGGGACTACGTGGCCCAGATCTTAGGGATCTACGTGAAGAGCCTGAAAAGCAGAGTTCAGCAATGTAGTGTGGGGCTCTGTGGCGGGAACGGTCGCTGTGCCCGGCGGGACCCCCATTCTGGACACTACATGCACCAGTCCAAATCCTGCCTGTCCTCCACATCCCAGTGGCCACTCAGCTGTAATTCTACTTATGAGAACTCTCAGCTCCGCTCAGCCTTTCGATGCGAATGCTACCAGGGTTGGACTGGAGAATGGTGTCAGGAAAGAATGCCTTCAGAAACAGACCAAGTTTTTAATGAGGTTTGA
- the amt gene encoding aminomethyltransferase, mitochondrial isoform X1: MLSRAALGCKPKFGFRFGFSFGFRARARAPETAVQERNASTSEGSLKKTALFDFHRQHGGKMVEFAGWSMPVQYKESHIASHMHARQHCSLFDVSHMLQTKVHGKDRVKFIESLIVGDVAELKDNQGTLSLFTNEKGGIMDDLIVTKASQGYLYVVSNAGCADKDSAHMMAKVKELKATGYDVDLEFLDESLIALQGPSMVRVLQPGLSDDLRKLPFMTSTLTTVFGIQGCRVTRCGYTGEDGVEISVPCSGVVPLAERLLMDDEVRLAGLGARDSLRLEAGLCLYGNDIDENTTPVEASLVWTIGKRRRQTKDFPGADIIVPQIKAKPGRKRVGLVSTGPPVRQHTPILSPNGRVIGEVTSGCPSPCLKQNVAMGYVETGFSKVGTPVQVEVRKKMVDAVISKMPFVTTNYYSGQ; the protein is encoded by the exons ATGTTGTCTCGGGCGGCTCTGGGCTGCAAGCCCAAGTTCGGGTTCCGGTTCGGTTTCAGTTTCGGTTTTCGAGCGCGCGCTCGTGCACCCGAGACCGCCGTCCAGGAGCGGAACGCATCCACTTCGGAG GGCTCCCTGAAGAAGACTGCACTGTTTGATTTCCACAGGCAGCATGGCGGGAAGATGGTGGAGTTCGCTGGCTGGAGCATGCCGGTGCAGTACAAGGAGAGTCACATCGCCTCCCACATGCACGCCCGCCAACACTGCTCCCTCTTTGACGTCAGCCACATGCTTCAG ACCAAGGTTCATGGGAAGGACCGAGTGAAGTTCATAGAGTCCCTGATTGTGGGGGATGTTGCTGAACTGAAGGACAATCAG GGGACACTCTCGCTATTCACAAATGAGAAGGGAGGAATAATGGATGACTTGATAGTCACAAAGGCATCCCAAGGATATCTCTATGTTGTGTCCAACGCTGGGTGTGCAGACAAGGACTCGGCCCATATGATG GCTAAAGTGAAGGAGCTCAAAGCTACAGGTTATGATGTCGACCTGGAGTTTCTTGATGAATCCCTAATAGCACTCCAAG GTCCTTCCATGGTTCGAGTTCTGCAGCCAGGTCTGTCCGATGACCTCCGCAAGCTCCCCTTCATGACCAGTACTTTGACAACAGTGTTTGGGATCCAGGGGTGCCGAGTGACTCGCTGTGGGTACACAGGAGAAGATGGAGTAGag ATCTCAGTTCCTTGTTCGGGAGTGGTTCCGCTGGCAGAGCGACTATTGATGGACGACGAGGTGCGCCTGGCTGGGCTGGGTGCACGGGACAGTCTGAGACTAGAGGCAGGACTCTGTCTCTATGGCAACGACATTGATGAGAACACCACCCCAGTGGAGGCCAGTCTTGTGTGGACTATAG GGAAACGACGGCGCCAGACTAAAGATTTCCCCGGTGCAGACATCATTGTCCCACAGATTAAGGCAAAGCCTGGTAGAAAGCGTGTAGGCCTGGTGTCCACAGGACCCCCAGTTCGACAGCATACCCCAATCCTGAGTCCTAATGGCAGAGTCATAG GTGAGGTCACCAGCGGTTGCCCCTCTCCCTGCCTGAAGCAGAACGTCGCCATGGGCTATGTGGAGACTGGGTTCAGCAAGGTGGGCACACCAGTACAAGTGGAGGTGAGGAAGAAGATGGTGGATGCAGTTATCAGCAAGATGCCCTTTGTAACCACAAACTACTACAGTGGGCAGTGA
- the amt gene encoding aminomethyltransferase, mitochondrial isoform X2 yields the protein MVEFAGWSMPVQYKESHIASHMHARQHCSLFDVSHMLQTKVHGKDRVKFIESLIVGDVAELKDNQGTLSLFTNEKGGIMDDLIVTKASQGYLYVVSNAGCADKDSAHMMAKVKELKATGYDVDLEFLDESLIALQGPSMVRVLQPGLSDDLRKLPFMTSTLTTVFGIQGCRVTRCGYTGEDGVEISVPCSGVVPLAERLLMDDEVRLAGLGARDSLRLEAGLCLYGNDIDENTTPVEASLVWTIGKRRRQTKDFPGADIIVPQIKAKPGRKRVGLVSTGPPVRQHTPILSPNGRVIGEVTSGCPSPCLKQNVAMGYVETGFSKVGTPVQVEVRKKMVDAVISKMPFVTTNYYSGQ from the exons ATGGTGGAGTTCGCTGGCTGGAGCATGCCGGTGCAGTACAAGGAGAGTCACATCGCCTCCCACATGCACGCCCGCCAACACTGCTCCCTCTTTGACGTCAGCCACATGCTTCAG ACCAAGGTTCATGGGAAGGACCGAGTGAAGTTCATAGAGTCCCTGATTGTGGGGGATGTTGCTGAACTGAAGGACAATCAG GGGACACTCTCGCTATTCACAAATGAGAAGGGAGGAATAATGGATGACTTGATAGTCACAAAGGCATCCCAAGGATATCTCTATGTTGTGTCCAACGCTGGGTGTGCAGACAAGGACTCGGCCCATATGATG GCTAAAGTGAAGGAGCTCAAAGCTACAGGTTATGATGTCGACCTGGAGTTTCTTGATGAATCCCTAATAGCACTCCAAG GTCCTTCCATGGTTCGAGTTCTGCAGCCAGGTCTGTCCGATGACCTCCGCAAGCTCCCCTTCATGACCAGTACTTTGACAACAGTGTTTGGGATCCAGGGGTGCCGAGTGACTCGCTGTGGGTACACAGGAGAAGATGGAGTAGag ATCTCAGTTCCTTGTTCGGGAGTGGTTCCGCTGGCAGAGCGACTATTGATGGACGACGAGGTGCGCCTGGCTGGGCTGGGTGCACGGGACAGTCTGAGACTAGAGGCAGGACTCTGTCTCTATGGCAACGACATTGATGAGAACACCACCCCAGTGGAGGCCAGTCTTGTGTGGACTATAG GGAAACGACGGCGCCAGACTAAAGATTTCCCCGGTGCAGACATCATTGTCCCACAGATTAAGGCAAAGCCTGGTAGAAAGCGTGTAGGCCTGGTGTCCACAGGACCCCCAGTTCGACAGCATACCCCAATCCTGAGTCCTAATGGCAGAGTCATAG GTGAGGTCACCAGCGGTTGCCCCTCTCCCTGCCTGAAGCAGAACGTCGCCATGGGCTATGTGGAGACTGGGTTCAGCAAGGTGGGCACACCAGTACAAGTGGAGGTGAGGAAGAAGATGGTGGATGCAGTTATCAGCAAGATGCCCTTTGTAACCACAAACTACTACAGTGGGCAGTGA